From one Lycorma delicatula isolate Av1 chromosome 2, ASM4794821v1, whole genome shotgun sequence genomic stretch:
- the LOC142319512 gene encoding uncharacterized protein LOC142319512: protein MNLSQPPVLVGERIFWLGSGSGLPKPGLIRWIGHLPEIGQEDWTVGIELDEPLPYGGIDGAWGHRILFVCKQKHGLLVPITQIAPAFNLKFSKHHSDSLRQISYKENKLNNKQSFVQSKKRHSTGGFLGTQERQLAGTSVSYADRQGPLPVIRKKYQQQILTPNKDGENYIQEKRIINIPPSRCRKLALKYKKDEEISNRNIIPDDVSDNEKLYDCYSKFDTLRADEKADLLLSKCLESRSKKRDTIDIVDNSNDAHIKRMLSNYQNHIHSNKNNNHNVNNNNNNNIVIQSHQSDSHLEGITVSDTVFAARRQIFYKNGRSHSDETHTAVISSSISSSSSRKEKSASGIFSFFRWFKKDKEGEEEDDDDIGLPSAPASPRFIRSQSSSCGSVDTLFSTATANSFAFIQPAYYRPFGSAHQAETRITDSPETHTYRQRLLERERRRELEKDITLKKKYNLFGSSTIYKSADDIPRRNTEINKSSESLKHVKNISPASRSSTISRKKRKAPPPPVVKEKLNDYSLPNTLEHLNKSKKDNENAVELNCDDTKPHHRRTVSESAKDKKAGAYCHVRGKRKAPPPPVPSATGDNTTNVNKTVVQSSLGKKKRPAPQPPVNASTTKSDLKSENTANISLSTNNSLEKENLSSEKEKGRGSLSPEDKERLLKNIAKLQAVADRRSSICTPPPSPSLEQRMSFSISNDSLKLERGVLKSTKSEEGTSSTSPENKFTPSSPVSPRPWYKRNIIKDHGLSNGKLFDKKKEKTKMDDWMPEVGIPRASLINTNESSSKFNIFSKPEKNEEKRKSQISMLVNISELDREAAEIVQKEHAKEKAILAAEDAKFYTFPEDIGTVEINKEYQTSPNVEVPKRSSAKELISLFNAITNVTKVTVNTSFFSKEGSSLFSREGKEKRFSFGSSATSVTSTNDMNETIQTTQEKYMMTQNVITSENNDSKKGALLLETQQTYMESPGETRRRWNKVDVLSKNDDENDDTLVINDFNTDTENATGSRVTIEEIDEFDIDVERSSKTQALYEANRLRRHHSPSPSIPTIVEQSESASSVTTSPGSTSIRSQKTTTPTTPTTTFQQTITPLTSTALLPSQQNKRPTSIWACPQCTLENPRWRLTCEACDMWKPPLHSTNNKQINDPPINKNKSNDLTHTIEFNSKEKIAIDNLNEFQKNNDKTVEKSVLVNTNMDDAKHNAANKNAEKENSDNIVKEEKQKLTEEKFNDIDELRKARLAFFHKSSSNTKEIQTSNDKEVDETQNKPINSNSISSNNNINNIENEQAKLKEMLKDLKHSLPKRHKKNGSTEELDKNILDDKNNNRLTSHDESKQNRKEEIIPAVKNLGAIKKVPHSKFNQSKCDKTNYNNINHEEEKAEIYLVKTETIIEDVKVKKQLSSGTKPEKISTSVQTGAMVRKAESQEQGKLGNDDQIASKPPLGKLKSASPLLDKKEISIPITVEEYTIKDGVLYTSLSKEKQKIGTGTFELILAHDFAGIKATKTSKDATKLPIHHVYANVPNSEEEGNDDKKVLINHINNEPESVNINMNNEKAVEKLTVQLTQPKGLADFKAGLVFEAASAAHSGNKKHAGAQMMNTLSVNRLLRRLETAISKGQLKLAAKLAKELAQMKINCSVTRHKTIDDIVVDMYVEDKVSHQGPIPLMISPNFTVAQLKLKVEREFEIPVAVQRWILGKQLAADDSVVLMDVGINTPHCPIFLYLVAPEMGQERTSVIITTPENSDAILPSTSQPVPPPPPENVKRGGWYYNDEEDKYSFCEDTESELSDVSRPDTPHSLTDDNNEDLASEYSENEIAEEQDERPPTPPERNIEIEEAQPPFTPTGTLALGWKCELCTLVNSPTRPGCAACTSPRPQNYHVPQDYQVSQQELQRIRQEELQQEETAAERLQNYQALVDLENTDVVLNTEQFECPICFLLCVPQAGVILRDCLHTFCRGCLINTVQFNEEAEVKCPYRDTKYACDSVLLEREIKALVPPDVYEQHLAKSVAEAENKIGNAFHCKTPDCPGWCIFEDNVNEFLCPVCKHTNCLTCQAIHAGINCKQFQERAKQDSETNADARRTNEMLEEMVDRGEAMKCPTCQVILMKKWGCDWLRCSMCKTEICWVTRGPRWGPLGKGDTSGGCQCGVNGIKCHPRCNYCH, encoded by the exons ATTCTTTAAGACAAATttcttacaaagaaaataaattgaacaataaACAATCTTTCGTACAATCAAAGAAACGTCACAGTACTGGTGGATTTCTAGGTACACAAGAAAGACAG cTTGCAGGAACAAGTGTAAGTTATGCAGATCGGCAAGGACCATTACCAGTCATTAGAAAAAAGTACCAACAACAGATACTAACACCAAATAAAGATGGAGAAaattatatacaagaaaaaaggattataaatatACCTCCATCCAGATGTAGAAAActtgcattaaaatataaaaaagatgaagaaattaGTAATAGAAACATTATTCCTGATGATGTAAGTGACAACGAAAAGTTATATGACTGTTATAGCAAATTTGATACATTAAGAGCAGATGAAAAGGCAGATTTATTATTGAGTAAATGTTTAGAATCAAGAAGCAAAAAAAGAGATACGATTGACATCGTAGATAATAGCAATGATGCACATATAAAAAGAATGTTAAGCAATTATCAAAATCACATTCatagtaataagaataataatcataatgtaaataataataataataataatatagttattcAATCTCATCAATCAGATTCCCATTTAGAAGGTATAACTGTTTCAGATACTGTATTTGCTGCTCGtagacaaatattttacaaaaatggacGTTCACACAGTGATGAAACACATACGGCTGTAATAAGTTCATCAATTAGTTCAAGTTCttcaagaaaagaaaagagtgccagtggaatattttcatttttcagatgGTTCAAGAAAGATAAAGAAGGTGAAGAGgaagatgatgatgatatagGATTACCCTCAGCACCCGCATCCCCCCGTTTCATAAGAAGTCAGAGTTCAAGTTGTGGTAGTGTAGATACACTATTTAGTACAGCAACAGCAAATAGTTTTGCTTTCATTCAACCAGCTTATTATAGACCATTCGGTTCTGCACATCAGGCAGAAACAAGAATCACTGACAGTCCTGAAACCCACACATACAGACAAAGACTTCTAGAAAGAGAGAGGAGAAGagaattagaaaaagatataacattaaaaaagaaatataacttatttgGAAGTAGCACAATTTATAAAAGTGCAGATGACATACCAAGaagaaacactgaaataaataaatccagtGAGTctttaaaacatgttaaaaatatttcacctgCCAGTAGAAGCTCAACAATAagtaggaaaaaaagaaaagcaccTCCACCACctgttgtaaaagaaaaattaaacgattataGTCTTCCGAATACACtggaacatttaaataaatcaaagaaagataatgaaaatgCAGTGGAATTAAACTGTGATGATACTAAACCTCATCATAGGAGAACTGTAAGTGAATCTGCCAAAGATAAAAAAGCCGGTGCATATTGTCATGTTAGAGGAAAGAGAAAAGCTCCACCTCCACCAGTTCCATCAGCAACAGGAGATAAtacaacaaatgtaaataaaactgttgtacAATCTAGTCTTGGTAAAAAGAAACGACCTGCCCCACAACCTCCTGTTAATGCATCCACAACAAAAAGTGATCTAAAATCTGAAAATACTGCCAATATCTCATTATCAACAAATAATTcactagaaaaagaaaatttatcaagtgaaaaagaaaaaggtcGTGGTAGCTTAAGTCCTGAAGATAAAGAAAGATTGCTTAAAAATATCGCTAAACTGCAAGCAGTAGCTGATAGAAGAAGTAGTATTTGTACTCCACCACCTTCACCCAGTTTAGAACAAAGAATGTCATTTTCTATATCAAATGATTCCTTAAAATTAGAAAGAGGtgttctgaaatcaacaaaaagcGAAGAAGGCACCTCATCAACAAgtccagaaaataaatttacaccttCATCTCCTGTTTCACCAAGACCTtggtataaaagaaatataattaaggatCATGGACTCAGTAATGGAAAGCTGTTtgacaagaaaaaagaaaaaactaaaatggaCGACTGGATGCCAGAAGTGGGAATACCAAGAGCaagtttaattaatacaaatgaaagcagttctaaatttaatatattttcaaaaccagaaaagaatgaagaaaaaagaaaatcacagATATCAATGCTGGTTAACATAAGTGAATTAGACAGAGAAGCAGCTGAAATTGTGCAAAAAGAACATGCTAAAGAAAAGGCAATTCTTGCTGCAGAAGatgcaaaattttatacttttccagAAGATATTGGAACTGTAGAGATAAATAAAGAATACCAAACATCACCAAATGTCGAAGTACCTAAAAGAAGTTCAGCCAaagaacttatttcattatttaatgctATTACAAATGTAACAAAGGTCACAGTAAATACATCATTCTTTTCTAAAGAAGGATCAAGTTTATTTTCAAGGGAAGGTAAAGAGAAACGTTTTTCATTTGGATCTAGCGCAACTAGTGTTACTTCAACTAATGATATGAACGAGACAATACAAACAacacaagaaaaatatatgatgACTCAAAATGTTATTACATCTGAAAATAATGATTCTAAAAAAGGAGCATTGTTATTAGAAACACAACAAACATACATGGAATCACCTGGTGAAACTAGAAGAAGGTGGAATAAGGTTGATGTACTCAGTAAAAATGATGATGAGAATGATGACACActagtaataaatgattttaatacagATACAGAAAACGCAACTGGTTCACGTGTTACAatcgaagaaattgatgaatttgACATCGATGTTGAGAGATCATCTAAAACACAAGCACTTTATGAGGCTAACCGATTACGACGTCATCATTCACCGAGTCCAAGCATTCCTACGATTGTTGAACAGTCAGAGTCAGCAAGCTCAGTAACAACATCTCCAGGGTCAACCAGCATACGAAGTCAAAAAACTACAACCCCAACTACTCCAACAACTACTTTCCAGCAAACGATAACTCCATTAACTTCTACTGCATTACTACCTTCACAACAGAATAAAAGACCAACTAGCATTTGGGCATGTCCTCAATGTACACTAGAAAATCCACGATGGAGATTAACATGTGAAGCATGTGATATGTGGAAACCGCCATTACATAGCACAAATAATAAGCAAATTAATGACCCaccaatcaataaaaataagtcaaaCGATCTTACTCATACAATAGAatttaatagtaaagaaaaaattgcaattgataatttaaatgaatttcaaaaaaataatgataaaactgtAGAAAAATCAGTATTAGTAAACACAAATATGGATGATGCAAAACATAACGCAGCTAATAAGAATGCAGAAAAAGAAAACTCTGACAATATTGTCAAGgaagagaaacaaaaattaacagaagaaaaatttaatgatatagaTGAATTAAGAAAAGCACGTTTagcattttttcataaatcatcCTCTAACACAAAAGAAATTCAGACCAGTAATGATAAGGAGGTTGATGAAACTCAGAATAAGCCAATAAACAGTAATTCCATTTctagtaacaataatattaacaacatTGAAAATGAACAAGCAAAgctaaaagaaatgttaaaagatttaaaacattctttaccAAAACGCCATAAAAAGAATGGTTCAACTGAAgaacttgataaaaatatattagatgataaaaataacaatcgtTTAACAAGTCATGATGaaagtaaacaaaatagaaaagaagaaatCATACCAGCCGTTAAAAATTTGGGTGCCATCAAAAAAGTTCCACACAGTAAGTTCAACCAATCAAAATGtgacaaaacaaattataataatataaatcatgaagaagaaaaagcagaaatatatttagttaagACAGAAACAATAATTGAAGATGTTAAAGTTAAAAAGCAATTGAGTTCAGGAACTAAACCAGAAAAGATCTCAACATCTGTTCAAACAGGAGCAATGGTACGTAAAGCAGAGTCACAAGAGCAAGGAAAATTAGGCAACGATGATCAAATAGCCAGTAAACCACCATTAGGTAAATTGAAATCTGCTTCTCCATTGCTAGACAAAAAGGAAATATCAATTCCAATCACAGTGGAAGAATACACAATAAAAGATGGTGTACTTTATACATCATTAtcaaaagaaaagcaaaaaatagGCACAGGtacatttgaattaatattagCTCATGATTTTGCGGGAATAAAAGCCACAAAAACAAGTAAAGATGCAACAAAACTACCAATACATCATGTATATGCTAACGTACCAAATTCAGAGGAAGAAGGAAATGATGATAAGAAGGTCCTCATCAATCATATTAACAATGAACCAGaatcagtaaatataaatatgaataatgaaaaagCAGTTGAAAAATTGACAGTACAATTAACGCAACCGAAGGGACTTGCagattttaaag ctgGTTTAGTGTTTGAAGCTGCATCAGCAGCACATAGCGGTAACAAAAAGCATGCTGGTGCACAGATGATGAACACGTTATCTGTTAACAGATTATTAAGACGTCTTGAAACAGCGATATCAAAGGGTCAACTAAAGCTGGCAGCTAAACTTGCAAAAGAGTTGGCACAGATGAAGATCAACTGTTCTGTTACACGACACAAAACAATTGATGATATAGT GGTTGATATGTATGTTGAGGACAAAGTTTCACACCAAGGACCAATACCTTTGATGATTTCACCAAATTTTACAGTAGctcaattaaaattgaaagtagaAAGGGAATTTGAAATCCCAGTAGCTGTTCAACGATGGATACTTGGGAAACAATTAGCTGCTGATGACTCAGTAGTATTGATGGATGTAGGAATAAATACACCTCATTGTCCAATATTCTTGTACCTTGTGGCACCAG AAATGGGCCAAGAACGTACATCAGTGATAATAACAACACCTGAAAACTCAGATGCAATTTTACCATCAACATCACAACCAGTTCCACCTCCACCACCAGAAAATGTAAAACGTGGTGGTTGGTATTATAATGATGAAGAAGACAAGTATAGTTTTTGTGAAGATACAGAATCAGAACTATCAGATGTAAG TCGACCTGACACTCCTCACTCACTAACTGATGATAATAATGAAGATTTAGCATCTGaatattcagaaaatgaaataGCTGAAGAACAAGATGAACGACCACCGACTCCACCAGAGCGAAACATTGAAATAGAAGAAGCTCAACCACCATTTACACCAACTGGAACACTTGCTttag GATGGAAATGTGAGTTGTGTACATTGGTTAATTCCCCAACTCGTCCAGGTTGTGCAGCATGTACAAGTCCTCGACCTCAAAATTATCACGTACCTCAAGATTATCAGGTTAGCCAGCAAGAACTACAACGAATAAGACAAGAAGAACTTCAGCAAGAG GAAACTGCAGCTGAAAGACTTCAAAACTACCAAGCGTTAGTCGATTTAGAAAACACTGATGTTGTAttgaatacagaacaatttgaATGCCCAATATGTTTCTTGTTGTGTGTACCACAAGCTGGAGTTATTCTTAGAGACTGTCTACATACATTTTGTAG aggCTGTCTTATTAATACTGTTCAGTTTAATGAAGAGGCAGAGGTAAAATGTCCATACAGAGACACTAAATATGCTTGTGACAGTGTACTTCTGGAACGTGAAATAAAAgct CTGGTTCCACCAGATGTTTATGAACAACATTTAGCAAAATCTGTAGCAGaagctgaaaataaaattggCAATGCATTTCATTGTAAGACACCAGACTGTCCTGGATGGTGTATTTTTGAAGACAATGTCAATGAATTTCTATGTCCAGTCTGCAAACATACAAACTGCCTTACATGTCAG